From Toxorhynchites rutilus septentrionalis strain SRP chromosome 2, ASM2978413v1, whole genome shotgun sequence, a single genomic window includes:
- the LOC129769302 gene encoding uncharacterized protein LOC129769302: MFWTPHNSFVFIYCSSYLSFVLGLVQNNAFTIKCMIDMLNQCPPNSSCDEGLCICLSHFQQNPAFNEHERKDFCIIQQTSVATPTANKSVTFNMVFKESPDAHHILGGILIPVFAVLVILATIVLTKKLQLLQKVRQMLFSSRARRPAYEDVVLVGYEQ, from the exons ATGTTTTGGACGCCACATAATAGTTTTGTATTTATTTACTGTTCGAGTTATCTGTCTTTCGTTCTGGGTTTAGTGCAGAATAATGCTTTCA CCATCAAATGTATGATAGACATGCTAAATCAATGCCCGCCTAATTCCTCATGTGATGAAGGATTGTGCATTTGTCTGAGTCATTTTCAACAGAATCCTGCTTTTAATGAACATGAACGTAAAGACTTCTGCATTATTCAACAAACATCGGTTGCGACACCCACAGCTAATAAATCGGTCACATTCAATATGGTATTTAAGGAATCTCCAGATGCTCATCACATTCTTGGGGGAATTTTAATACCAGTGTTTGCCGTATTAGTAATTCTCGCGACAATTGTCTTGACGAAGAAATTGCAACTGCTGCAAAAGGTTCGGCAAATGCTATTTTCAAGTCGAGCTAGACGGCCTGCATACGAAGATGTTGTATTAG TAGGCTATGAACAATAA
- the LOC129769301 gene encoding neprilysin-1-like, with protein sequence MSLDGIKSKSLQDKHYRKKSEDAGTSKEDDPVNGFISNYEQEDVNPNTHLMKQIETVSEVYNSDKENISGNEKGKSIVVNYSSGETPKSVIQRQNVDNTSFHSWVWDTRNKYTKICIVMSCILLLFIGSIIGCIISPLTTSTHCKILDGNVNDAASNRNICLSEECVRTASSLLAAMDRTVDPCIDFFQFACGTWNKKHVIPEDRSSISTFEVLADQQQVILKGVLEESIDANDNQATVKAKMFYKSCMDLQQIRTIGINPLRKVLKNLGGWPVIEQSWKPPNISVEQLLGILRGVYSEPVLVELYVGADDKNSSRNILQIDQLVLALPSRDYYLKQSSEGDLKAYHHYMTQIALLLGGDPSKTATELLEVINFEVRLANASLPEADRHDTSAIYKKITLHQLQTEVPQIDWKEYLQTTLNSVQLVENEAIVSYAMPYLIEMGRILNETDRRVVHNYAIWRLVMSIMTHMIDDYQKERVEFRKILLGIQSERHRWSQCVEWTNKKLGMAVGALFIRDNFNQESKETALEMIHTIREAFNELLADIHWMDDETRAVAKEKADAMNERIGYPEILTSPSELEKEYINLTISKDNFINNILNILKWDAERNLQLLRKPVDKDKWATEPAVVNAFYNPNKNDIVFPAGILQPLFYSQHFPKSLNYGGIGVVIGHEITHGFDDKGRQFDKDGNMMQWWNNATIRSFRERAQCIIDQYSRYKINEVNLYMNGRMTQGENIADNGGLKQSFRAYRKWVDIHGPELELPGMNMTHDQLFFLNYAQIWCGSMRPEDALTKIRSSVHSPGIIRVIGPLSNSKDFAEAYNCPLASPMNPLNKCSVW encoded by the exons ATGAGCCTAGACGGAATCAAAAGTAAATCGTTGCAAGACAAAcattatagaaaaaaatcggAAGATGCTGGAACATCGAAAGAGGACGATCCTGTGAATGGTTTTATATCCAACTACGAACAAGAAGACGTTAACCCAAATACACATTTGATGAAACAAATAGAAACTGTGAGCGAGGTTTATAACAGCGATAAAGAAAATATCTCTGGGAATGAGAAAGGAAAATCTATTGTGGTAAATTACTCGTCCGGAGAAACACCCAAAAGTGTGATACAGCGGCAAAATGTTGACAATACATCATTCCATTCATGGGTATGGGATACACGAAATAAATATACTAAAATTTGTATTGTGATGAGCTGCATATTGTTGCTATTTATTGGATCAATTATTGGATGTATAATCTCGCCTCTTACAACCAGTACCCACTGCAAGATCTTAGATGGAAATGTTAATGATGCTGCATCGAATCGTAACATCTGCTTATCAGAAGAATGCGTGAGAACAG CATCATCCCTGTTAGCGGCGATGGACCGTACTGTTGATCCATGCATTGACTTTTTCCAATTTGCTTGTGGGACATGGAATAAAAAGCATGTAATTCCAGAGGATAGGAGTTCTATCAGCACTTTTGAG GTACTCGCTGACCAACAACAGGTGATATTAAAAGGTGTCTTGGAAGAATCTATAGATGCTAACGACAACCAAGCGACCGTTAAGGcaaaaatgttttacaaaagCTGTATGGATCTGC AACAAATTCGAACTATTGGTATAAACCCATTACGCAAGGTTCTTAAAAATCTCGGTGGTTGGCCTGTAATTGAGCAGAGTTGGAAACCTCCAAATATCAGTGTCGAACAACTTTTGGGAATACTTAGAGGAGTGTATAGTGAACCTGTACTCGTAGAACTTTATGTTGGTGCGGATGATAAGAATTCATCCAGAAATATTTTACAG ATTGATCAACTAGTGTTAGCACTACCGTCACGCGACTATTATTTGAAACAGAGCAGCGAAGGAGACCTCAAAGCGTATCAtcattacatgacccaaattgCGCTACTACTTGGCGGCGATCCTTCAAAGACAGCAACAGAACTTTTGGAAGTGATTAACTTTGAGGTGCGTTTAGCAAACGCATCTCTACCAGAAGCCGATAGACATGATACGAGcgcaatttataaaaaaattactttaCATCAACTGCAAACCGAAGTtccacaaattgattggaaggAATATTTACAG ACAACTTTAAATAGTGTGCAATTGGTAGAGAACGAAGCTATTGTTAGCTACGCAATGCCCTATCTAATAGAGATGGGTCGCATACTTAACGAGACCGATAGACGGGTTGTCCATAATTATGCAATCTGGCGATTAGTAATGTCGATAATGACACACATGATAGATGATTATCAAAAAGAAAGAGTCGAGTTTAGAAAAATTTTGTTGGGAATACAATCAGAACGCCACAGATGGTCCCAATGTGTCGAATGGACGAATAAGAAGCTGGGAATGGCAGTTGGGGCTTTATTTATACGAGACAATTTCAACCAAGAAAGCAAAGAAACTGCATTAGAAATGATCCACACAATAAGAGAAGCATTCAACGAACTTCTAGCCGATATTCATTGGATGGATGACGAAACACGAGCTGTTGCAAAGGAAAAAGCCGATGCTATGAATGAGAGGATTGGTTATCCTGAAATATTGACAAGTCCGAGTGAACTAGAAAAAGAATACATCAAC TTAACCATatcaaaagataattttatcAACAATATCCTGAATATACTGAAGTGGGATGCTGAACGTAATTTACAGTTATTGAGGAAACCAGTTGACAAAGATAAGTGGGCAACAGAGCCTGCAGTGGTGAATGCGTTTTATAATCCCAACAAAAACGATATAG TATTTCCAGCCGGTATATTACAACCATTATTCTACAGTCAGCATTTTCCCAAATCGCTAAATTATGGAGGAATTGGGGTAGTGATAGGTCATGAAATCACGCACGGATTCGATGATAAAGGACGTCAGTTTGATAAAGACGGCAACATGATGCAGTGGTGGAATAATGCCACAATAAGATCCTTTCGCGAAAGAGCACAATGTATAATTGATCAATATTCTCGATATAAAATCAATGAAGTTAATTTATACATGAATGGTAGAATGACTCAAGGTGAAAATATTGCTGATAATGGAGGACTGAAACAATCTTTTCGG gcATATCGGAAATGGGTTGACATACATGGTCCGGAGCTAGAACTTCCAGGGATGAACATGACACAcgaccaattattttttttaaactatgcTCAAATATGGTGCGGTTCTATGCGTCCCGAAGATGCACTTACTAAAATAAGATCATCAGTACATTCACCTGGCATCATTCGGGTGATTGGACCACTTTCAAACTCCAAAGATTTCGCCGAGGCGTACAACTGTCCACTTGCATCTCCGATGAATCCACTAAATAAATGCAGCGTTTGGTGA